The DNA region CGCGATTATTCACTGTAACCCAGATGCTGTGGAATCGACACACCCACACATCTTGTGCAAGACCTGCACACAACTATCTTACTCGCTTGTcagtaatgtttctttttcGTAAATCGTTTTTTGTCTGCTTCAAAAGTCTGTTCTCGAGTAACAAACTAAATCCAGAAGGTGTGTTGCCTATAAACTGCCgaatgagttttctttttttttctcctttaaatGTTATCTTCAATATATTTTCTGAGGAAATGTCCGACGAATCTAAgggaaatacattttggctGGTCTAAACGTATGGCTTGACACGTTAAATGCCCGTTAAACTCTTCTACGTACGAGAGAATATAACTTTGTCTATCTTTACCACACGTGTATTTTCTTTGTGTACTACAAAAGGGATCCGGGATACATTTGAAGGCAAAAGTCTCGTCGAAGTTGTGCCCTTGTATTGTCTTGTTCTTGTTAAAACACAATGGCACATCACTGTCGTTTTTCGTAAGTTTGGATTCTATCTTACAGTTAAGAACTCTAAATTAATCTATGTAAGAACATGTGCTTTTTAACCAAAATGCTTAAGCTCAGGGTTTTTAAACGGGGACAATGTCACAAAAATGCCAACCCCGTTTATTAAGGCAAAACATtataaatcttttaaataaaggttaaaAACGCTCTCATCATCACcgtaagaaataaaatgttctttgtCTCACTACTCCAAGTTCCAAATAAAACACTATATGCAGAGGATCTATGactaactttatttttaatgtaattaatatatTCTTATAGAAAAATGCAGGTGAGATTGCTTATAGTTGCACTTTATGGAAAAAAGATAGGGTAGTTGATGGAAACTGGTCGTAGAGACTGTTTTAACTCTGTAATGCATTGTcttcacacattttaaatgtatgttattttgttatttatgttttacTGTCCATCCAAAAAGTAGTGAACTATTCTTGTTATTTTATCGatgttattatttaatttgttttcgaACGATGCTAAATAAATTTTTCACAAAGTTCAAATATTCTTCTTCCCGTTTTTGTTCGTTAAAgtggaattaaaaatataaaaagatccAGCGTGTAAACGGAAAAGCATTTTCTCTGACTCATGTCCTCATTAATTCTGAAGGAtctgtatttgtattatttaaagcCCAGGTTATACTAACTGAAAAGGTCAAAAGAAAAGTTTCTTCGTTATCAGATGTCTAaggtttcatttctgtttttaatctaCTGAGTAATGTActcagaacattaaagtgtaaTTGTGATGTCCCGAGTTTTAAATCCAGCATCTTATCCTAGGTGATTAATTTGAGGATTACAAAAGGAACGAAATAAATTTTAAAGGAGCATTTTTTCAGTCTCCCGTGAGAATTGTGGATAAACTATGTTGTCATTTGGCGTGTCAGAATAAATTGAATTATATATCTTTGAAATCGCGAGAAAACCAAAACTAAGAAGTGAAAAACAAGGTTCTATGTGTATATCcgcatacagtgtatatataaaagggtgttttgtaattttgtaatgTTTACTATTCAACAAAGTTTGATTCAACATGGACtttgtgaaaacaaatgtttcgATTGAAAGCATAGGTCTAATGTGTATGAAGCTCTCTAACTCATTATACTATATAACCGAAAAATATTACCTTTTCTGTATGCTTTTGATTTGAATTTTAGAGTTTCATacctttcactgttttttttttttttttttgcgtctAAGGGATGATCGAAATAAGACGTTTACAGCACTTGCTGTGCTAGGAGCCATGGGACAGAACTGGAAGTTACATGTgcagtattattatacagtttaAATAAGTTGCTTTTCATTCTTACCCTGTTACTGTCATCATCCTCTACAAGCATACCtgctttcttttcttcacttATGTTCTCTATGGACCCTTGACTGATTAAATCACATAACTAATCAATACCAAGTATTTAATAAAAAGGTGATTTAGCCATAGAAGTGGCCACAAggcaaaataacatttaaaatcctGGATTGGAAACCAAACGTAGGTGTATTCAAATCTGCAAAAAGTCTGTAATATTTCAAGACAGAACTGGGTTCTGTGATTCTGAGtttaattagctactagcaaccaaagaGGAAAGATGGGTTGAATAGCTTCAGTTGAATTATAACCTCCTGTGTTCTGAGCATTTATACTTGTTGctgtttaattagatttgttggAAAGAATGAAACATAGAGAATATGAACCAGGCCAAGTGCATTTTGAACTGCTGTTTGAAAAGGATTTTTGTATTGCATGTCTCATGTCCTCACATACCACAATAAAGCAATGCAGAgctggcatatactgtatatccactgCAGTCACAGCTGCTAGTTATCATATGTTCTGTCCGTGATCCCCATATTTCGGGCTGGAAGAGCTGGTAAGACTTTGACTCTGTCCTTTGCAAAGATATCAGAAAGCTTCTGCTTGAAGTCTACAGGGATTTCAGTGTTGGTAACAATTGTAGACCTGGGGCTTAAGACTTCGCTTTCCTCCTCATAGCATTTCTCTTTGTTTGACTGCTTGTGAAAAGAGGCCAGAGCATAGAGGCACTCAGAACTGGGAGAATGTTCCTGGTCTTCAGATTCGTTCTGTTCCCAGCTCTTCATGTTGTCATAAAGAGTAGGTTTCTTTGCGTATGCTCCCCAGTAATCCTGGGAGATGTTTTCAGGAGAAGAGGGAACGCTCTTCAGCTTTGAAGGAAGCTTCGTTTCCTTTTCCTGCCTCTGCCAGTAGTCCtcctccttctcttcctcctcctctgccGCTTGCTCCTCAATGTTTTCctcatcttcctcctcctccttctcgaTGGTATGCTGTCTGCTCAAAACGCTTCGGAGTGCTCCTTGACCAGAACGTTCCTGCACAGTGGCATAAACAGCTTTCTGAGGGTCATTTTCAAAACTATCCTCATGCTGCTGGCTGGATTTGGGCGTTCTCTTTTGTGCTAAAAGGTTCCTGGGTGGCTTTGGAGCGGGGGTTCGTGTCTTCTCAAGGCCTTCAGGTGGCAGTTCCTGGTCTTGTCTTGTTTTGCTTCCCCTGTTGTGGAAAGCTGACATGACCTGGCAGTGTTCCTGCGTGGAGGAATGAGAGAAAGACTGAGAGGGCACCGCATCCATTTCTGGGTTCATCATGCATATTTGCTTTTTCTGATGTCCAATGGCATCTTCAATGGTCCTGTAGATCTTTGTTACATCTTTGGACAGGAATGTGAAGTGGCCTTCCCCAGATTCACACCGCCTGCCAGCCTCAAAGGTCACCGCATCCTAGGATAATAACAGCAATAAAACTTTACTTACAGGTAAAGCCCCCTGCACATACATGTAATTGGTCCTAACAGATCAGTTTTCAGATTCCATATGCCATTCTGTGAATTACTTTTGTAGTTTATAAGAATgaaattaagtttttttctACAACCCTCTCTTAGTTTGCTGTGGAGAGAATGTATGTGGTgtccacacatacagtaaattacacAAGTTTACATGCATAAATTGTCACACAAGgtcacataaaaacaaaagcatttcaaTAAGTGAGGTAACAAGGCCTCTTGTGGCCACAGACAAGTTACCCTGGTGAGCATGACTAGGTTAAGGTTCTTACAGGTTCTGTGTCATGAGCCCAGGTGGGTGTGCATTTGCTTGTGCTAACACTaaacatcaattaaaaaaaagagcctCTAGCAAAACCTGATCAAGGACTGAGGTTCTTGGTGTGATTCAATTTAGTGTATGTAGGCGTCATGGCACCAATTAAAATTTATTATAAACCCATAGAGATATATGTCCTCCATGTCAAGTCATGGAATAAGATGTGTTTGTCTGTGGTGCAGTCCCTCCAGTAATGCTAGGATGTTCAAGATGAGCAGGGACCTGAGCATCCAGATATCTTCCAATTCACCTGTCAATGTTTTCTACATGCAAAGCGTGATTAGAGAAGACACAAGCATGAGTCGTGCTGCCACCAGCAAGAGCTTCCGCATCTGTTTGGTTTCTGTACACAATTTCATTAATGAGCTGGagggatgaaaagtgtgagccCGGTGAATACTGAAGAAACGCTCAGCTGTTCACAAATCCTCCCAGATCAGCTGTtctctgctgctgaaactgacaTATTGACATGTTGACATGATACGATCCAAAATGCCACAGACTGCCAACTGTATCCCTGAATGTTTATGACGTTACAGATGGGAGGTCTACCACTGTGCTCCAGCCTTGGTCCTCCTGTGATTCCCATCTCCTTAATACACTAGTGAAGAACCTGTCCAGCAAGCAGTTTTCAACCAATGGCAAAGTGCTAGAGGCAGCTAAGCCTTAGTTCCAGGAGTCTGGCGTCCTCCATGCTGCCCACCTCTGAGCCATTCGTTCATCAAAAGGTCAGGggcaacaccaccacacactggAGGGTCAGGAACAAGAAGAGGAGAGGCCAGCAAGAATCATGTACGTTTTTTAAGTTACTTTACTTTAGActcttgttttgcttttttccccattatgTATCTTTCAAACTATCAGGCAGATCTGTTTGGAGATGTCTTATCTTTGAAAATTTCAGTTCTTTGACATATGAAATAAACTTCCAGCCACAACAACCCTctaataaacataaaatgtcaaATAGCTCCCTAATTCAAAAAAGTAAATCTTTGCAAATATGAGGATGCAAAAACCCaatgtaatactctgcactAATGCATTTAAtcaatttaataataacaaatcCTTGCATTTGCAAGGATTTCTAATCCCAAAGGATTCCCAAGTGCTTTGCACATATAGTAGGAAGGAATTTTAGCCACCACTGAAATTCAGCACCTTCCTGCGCGGCATTAAAATGCCAGCAGTCccactgcacatacagtaggcatCTAACAATGTCAtagaaaagaaagcaaaactAAAGATTTAAGAATCAACTCTTAGGACAATCCATGACcgtgtcaaaatgaaaacatcacAAAGTTATTGCCGGCTATGACCTCCCAGAGTACCAATACGATTCTGACAGCACTGACACTTACAGTAGATGTGATCAGCCAATAAAGTGGTCTGACTAGAGCAACAGCAAAGTCTGGCCAGTCACAGAACAACTCAGCAGTCTGCATTGCTGAGTTATTCCCACAGATTTCCTGACGTCTCGCCACTGTTATCAGTGCTTGGTCCTGTTGGAAAATAACATTGTTCCTTTCTTAAAGGAGATTCCTCAGTTCACCACCACACTTCCACCTGTTGGTTTAAGCAATGCCATAATCAGCATAACTCTCAACGTGATGTTTCCACCCTTGTCTTTCATCAGGTCTGTCGAGGGCAAGACAAAACCCTCCACCAGTTTCTCTGCTGTCACATCAGATGTTCTCTGGTCCACGGAAGAAGGTGTTTGTTTCGATTAAGTGTCAATATATATTATCCATGTCCGAGCATGCAGGTGAACCTCTGTCATTCTTTAACTTAAGTCTGGCTTGATGTTTAATGCTCATGTGcagaatattgtaaaaacattattctTCCATCTCAGAAACATCTCGAGACTGCAACCTCTGTTGTCTTTGACAGTTGCAGAAGGGCTGgtcaacacatttgttttttatagaaATGATTTCTGCCACACCCTGCTCACTCGAGTaactaaatccacactgaacaaacaCCACTATATTCAGAATTGAGCAG from Lepisosteus oculatus isolate fLepOcu1 chromosome 11, fLepOcu1.hap2, whole genome shotgun sequence includes:
- the dok3 gene encoding docking protein 3: MEQPAREGMLYMQGAKFGMKSWKRTWVMLFQASPYGIGRVELCDIRDGGSGGVAATGKQGLKKTDKKVIRLDDCVSITSAPHESCPKDSIAFYLNTTQRTYTLASEQAQEWITKLCQLAFQKRDGDTNTVARQESSEIPMEENELYSAWKKDQEYEVTVQKTEASARCCLTGTYLLALDGEAITLLDPQTKEVVYYWPYQLLRRFGQDKDAVTFEAGRRCESGEGHFTFLSKDVTKIYRTIEDAIGHQKKQICMMNPEMDAVPSQSFSHSSTQEHCQVMSAFHNRGSKTRQDQELPPEGLEKTRTPAPKPPRNLLAQKRTPKSSQQHEDSFENDPQKAVYATVQERSGQGALRSVLSRQHTIEKEEEEDEENIEEQAAEEEEEKEEDYWQRQEKETKLPSKLKSVPSSPENISQDYWGAYAKKPTLYDNMKSWEQNESEDQEHSPSSECLYALASFHKQSNKEKCYEEESEVLSPRSTIVTNTEIPVDFKQKLSDIFAKDRVKVLPALPARNMGITDRTYDN